Proteins from one Ketobacter alkanivorans genomic window:
- a CDS encoding 7TM diverse intracellular signaling domain-containing protein — protein MVDKLIGYLCSLTFIALFSSQAVAFNNNVDVSDFEGHLSLGQHLLILQDNKGNLTPEEVLNPTSPLQWQSSTQEIPNLGLGVSPHWFSVILNNNRGESLNAILDMPYTMMDYLDIYLVTGDTIIAVAQTGDQRLFSTRPLAHRNFLIPIDIPAGQSIQLIIRGESYGAMQLPLELWSTEAFFKTDQLAFAAQLVFVGAMIALIIYNLFLLVSTRDQNYLWYVLSMTSITFVVMSFHGVLAQFAWPNKPYLNNAVLVGSISANIFSATLFAYHFLELKRLHKAIPILILGHSFAGAAVFILNLFLPYIITVKLAALFSCTGATSGIIIGLYLCFKGEILARFYTLSWAALLTGSVAITLSHMGILPSIIIFDYGQQIGALAEGLLLSFALAYRIKLERHKRYRAQAQVLDIQRSTNKELEEKNQIINQILLATTDMASAITEHHASSIALSYLKKLDRHISLQQAYLYLPYRNSKGYGRYTLYQNSMPTAEAPPEVASNTQCKQLKNIERTTLNNGVLTVPLNPKKDAHAFLEIHHYQLEEAEAFSDSNLLQGITNALALKLESLHSEENGRLQSIGAMAAAIIHDLKNPIGAILGYADLSRDQHIPASMRNEYLDIISEEASRLSSMAHEVLEFSTDDIKLNITQVDSAEYIYDLAQVLRAIFESRGVELETNINYHGMMSLDAERMRRVILNLATNSRDAMSAHYIASPKFTLSLDLVENNIIIEAKDNGPGIPEQIQADLFEPFVTHGKANGTGLGLAIVKKLVSAHDGDIQCASSPICGTCFHIELPQNPESLVCSIDSSPNKLQASLPTQEELHHSNKAILVADDNEVNLKMLMIYLKKLGYRYQGVKNGREALEAVKLQAFDAVLMDVEMPDMDGLDASRAIRNATTAAYSRIPIIALTGHSKEQKLEECLAAGMDSMLSKPVKIHELKAALQSIFGDINDIENNETTSFQDSR, from the coding sequence AGGTCATCTTTCTTTGGGCCAACACCTACTGATTCTACAAGACAACAAAGGAAATCTGACACCCGAGGAAGTCTTAAACCCTACCTCTCCCCTTCAATGGCAATCAAGCACACAAGAAATCCCCAATTTGGGCCTGGGAGTAAGCCCACATTGGTTCAGCGTCATACTCAATAATAATCGTGGCGAATCATTAAACGCTATCCTGGATATGCCCTACACCATGATGGACTATCTGGATATCTATCTGGTGACAGGAGACACCATCATTGCTGTCGCACAGACCGGGGATCAACGGCTGTTCTCGACTCGACCTCTGGCCCACCGAAATTTCCTAATACCGATTGACATTCCTGCCGGACAAAGCATTCAGTTAATCATTCGCGGCGAATCTTACGGCGCAATGCAGTTACCGCTTGAGCTGTGGAGCACGGAAGCATTTTTTAAAACCGATCAACTCGCATTTGCTGCCCAACTGGTTTTTGTGGGAGCAATGATCGCCCTAATCATCTACAACCTCTTTCTACTAGTATCGACTCGCGACCAAAATTACCTATGGTATGTATTGAGCATGACATCCATCACCTTTGTGGTGATGAGTTTTCACGGAGTGCTCGCACAGTTTGCCTGGCCAAACAAACCCTACCTCAATAACGCCGTATTGGTGGGGTCGATCAGCGCCAACATTTTCTCAGCCACCCTTTTTGCTTATCATTTTCTAGAACTCAAACGTCTACATAAAGCCATACCCATACTGATCCTGGGGCACAGCTTTGCCGGTGCAGCTGTTTTCATCCTAAATCTTTTTCTACCCTATATCATCACGGTTAAGTTGGCCGCCCTATTTTCCTGCACAGGAGCTACTTCTGGCATCATAATAGGCTTATATCTGTGCTTTAAAGGTGAAATTCTAGCCCGCTTCTATACGCTATCTTGGGCTGCACTGCTCACTGGCAGTGTTGCCATCACGCTCAGTCATATGGGTATTCTACCTAGCATTATTATCTTTGATTATGGACAACAAATAGGCGCGCTGGCCGAAGGCCTTCTGCTGTCTTTCGCCCTGGCCTATCGAATTAAACTGGAGCGACATAAACGATACAGAGCACAGGCTCAGGTGCTCGACATTCAACGTAGCACCAACAAAGAACTGGAAGAGAAAAACCAGATAATCAATCAAATTCTTCTGGCCACCACTGACATGGCCAGTGCAATCACTGAACATCACGCCAGCAGCATCGCATTAAGTTATCTAAAAAAACTGGATCGACACATAAGCCTGCAACAGGCTTACCTGTACCTACCTTATCGAAACAGTAAAGGTTATGGGCGCTACACACTCTATCAAAACAGCATGCCAACTGCAGAAGCCCCTCCCGAAGTGGCCAGCAACACCCAGTGCAAACAGTTAAAAAACATTGAGCGCACAACCCTCAACAACGGCGTCTTAACAGTCCCATTAAATCCAAAAAAAGATGCCCACGCCTTTCTAGAGATACACCACTACCAATTAGAAGAGGCAGAAGCGTTTTCTGACAGCAACCTGCTGCAAGGCATCACCAATGCACTCGCTCTGAAACTTGAAAGTCTGCATTCAGAGGAGAACGGTCGCCTACAAAGCATTGGTGCAATGGCAGCTGCCATTATTCATGATCTAAAGAATCCTATCGGAGCCATATTAGGATACGCAGATCTTTCCAGAGATCAGCACATACCAGCCTCAATGCGAAATGAATATTTGGATATTATCAGCGAGGAAGCCAGCCGACTTTCGTCCATGGCCCACGAAGTACTGGAGTTTAGTACCGATGATATCAAGCTCAATATCACTCAGGTAGATTCGGCTGAATACATTTATGATCTAGCTCAAGTTCTCAGGGCAATTTTTGAGAGTCGTGGCGTAGAACTGGAAACCAACATTAACTATCACGGAATGATGTCGCTGGATGCAGAGCGAATGCGTCGGGTGATACTCAATCTAGCCACCAATTCACGGGATGCAATGTCTGCGCACTACATCGCCTCGCCTAAGTTCACTCTTAGTTTAGATCTGGTCGAAAACAACATAATCATAGAAGCAAAGGACAATGGCCCGGGCATTCCAGAACAAATCCAGGCCGACTTGTTTGAACCATTCGTAACCCACGGCAAAGCAAATGGCACTGGCCTAGGATTGGCTATAGTGAAAAAATTGGTTAGTGCTCATGACGGCGACATCCAGTGTGCCAGCAGCCCAATATGTGGAACCTGCTTTCATATCGAGTTACCCCAAAACCCTGAATCCCTTGTGTGCTCTATTGACTCCAGCCCCAACAAACTACAAGCCTCCCTCCCGACTCAAGAGGAGCTCCACCATAGCAACAAAGCCATTCTGGTAGCCGATGATAATGAAGTTAACCTAAAGATGTTAATGATCTACTTGAAGAAGTTAGGATACCGATATCAGGGTGTTAAAAATGGAAGAGAAGCTCTGGAAGCGGTCAAACTACAAGCTTTCGATGCAGTGCTTATGGATGTGGAAATGCCCGATATGGATGGGCTGGACGCCAGCAGGGCCATACGAAATGCCACCACCGCAGCCTACTCGCGCATCCCCATAATCGCATTAACCGGCCACAGCAAAGAACAAAAACTCGAAGAGTGCTTAGCCGCCGGCATGGATTCGATGCTCAGCAAACCGGTTAAAATCCATGAGTTAAAGGCTGCTTTGCAGTCCATTTTCGGTGATATAAACGACATCGAGAACAACGAGACCACCAGCTTCCAAGACAGCCGCTAG